The Aggregatilinea lenta genome includes a region encoding these proteins:
- a CDS encoding LacI family DNA-binding transcriptional regulator, with product MSKSKATMRDIALAADVSVTTVWMVIHNKSGISPQTAEKVWSAISNLNYKPRKSDGSSKLETVGLLIEQSSIPAISDVFYGDVIRGVQSEAERLGMRVVLSVFDRNKRGFDLNGLIHDVSGVVVANDGDLPAQAVLQLKALDMPVVLIESYIADQSLPCVLGDNFMAGYQITRHILNLGHRDIAILRGPSKYSSLVDRLHGCMAAMAEEHLLFPPEWMPEPLSGHPIKGYVQMQEILALDHRPTAVIAISDKTAIGAMEAIREAGLHIPDDIAIGSIDNTRESQFARPPLTTVHIPKYEIGMLAMQKLNRIIMGENTAAFKSVVYSELIVRDSCGSKEKGSLKP from the coding sequence ATGAGCAAATCTAAAGCGACTATGCGTGACATCGCCTTGGCGGCTGATGTGTCGGTGACCACCGTGTGGATGGTCATTCACAACAAATCGGGGATCTCGCCCCAGACCGCAGAAAAGGTCTGGTCGGCCATCAGCAACTTGAACTACAAACCGCGTAAGTCCGACGGCAGCTCAAAGCTGGAAACGGTGGGGCTGTTGATCGAACAGTCATCGATTCCGGCAATCAGCGACGTTTTTTATGGCGATGTAATTCGGGGGGTGCAATCGGAAGCCGAACGCCTGGGTATGCGCGTGGTCCTCTCGGTTTTTGACCGGAACAAACGTGGTTTCGATCTCAATGGGTTGATCCATGATGTTAGCGGAGTGGTTGTGGCCAATGATGGTGACCTGCCCGCCCAGGCCGTGCTACAACTGAAAGCCCTGGATATGCCGGTAGTATTGATAGAGAGTTATATCGCTGACCAGAGCCTTCCATGTGTGCTTGGCGACAACTTCATGGCAGGTTACCAAATCACACGGCACATCCTGAATCTGGGGCACCGCGATATCGCGATTCTGAGGGGCCCATCCAAATACAGCAGTCTGGTGGATCGCCTGCATGGGTGTATGGCTGCGATGGCCGAAGAACATTTGCTTTTCCCCCCAGAGTGGATGCCAGAACCGTTGTCCGGCCATCCGATCAAGGGGTACGTTCAGATGCAGGAGATTCTGGCGTTGGACCACCGCCCAACCGCAGTGATTGCGATCAGCGATAAGACCGCTATCGGTGCCATGGAGGCAATTCGGGAAGCGGGTTTGCACATCCCGGATGACATCGCGATTGGGAGCATTGACAACACCAGGGAAAGCCAGTTTGCGCGCCCCCCACTCACGACTGTCCATATTCCAAAATACGAAATTGGTATGCTAGCCATGCAGAAGCTCAATCGCATCATCATGGGCGAGAACACAGCTGCGTTCAAGAGTGTAGTCTATAGCGAACTCATTGTGCGCGATTCGTGCGGGTCGAAAGAAAAGGGATCTCTGAAGCCCTGA
- a CDS encoding ABC transporter substrate-binding protein, translating into MNKYRLSRRQFLKQAAAVTAATALPGQLLGVPATVLAAPRRQEVAPGVLREECLILENPSGTVLPADDFNRWRSGYSAVWVGGLQQLALDALWYIDPDAGVDGVWDNALAAEMPIYNDDFTQMTVKLREGLYWSDGVEFTADDLYFTVELLKNTPGMQYQGLFDGSIDHMEQPDRNTVIFYLKAPNSRFHSAFTVRWGACYIMPKHIWEQAEDPVAFTFNPPVSLGAYTLRDFDPNGKWTLWERREDWQRTSVALLGEVSVKYAMYIDPGPSDKRVIAQMAHELDVIHDITPEGRITLARENPSSIGWFPSFPWAHPDPTLPAVIYNNEKPGLDKKEVRWALTLAIDIVQVALASYRGAATISAIHVPPTGMYPEYYHAPLEPWLNDFTIKVGGEDYKPYDPTAAQKIADLARESLGDLVPTDPEIIKQYIGAGWWKHDLDAAEQLMLDAGMQKIDGKWALPDGSEFKVPLMSMNESNPTMNRAAAMVAENWEAFGIDTSLDAQANPWPIMTAGEYSANLAWTIETWGGHPDLFFFLQYWHSRLYVPSGENAAGSNSMRWKHPELDRIIEEIEMISFDDPRGVELGLEFCKLAVQEMPITPLMAYNVFTTMDTTYFTGYPSIDEPYTDPVPNWGNTKYMFVKIKPNTM; encoded by the coding sequence ATGAACAAGTATAGATTATCGAGACGGCAGTTTTTGAAGCAGGCTGCCGCAGTCACCGCGGCAACTGCCCTTCCTGGTCAGTTGTTGGGGGTCCCCGCAACCGTTCTGGCTGCCCCCCGGAGACAGGAAGTTGCTCCAGGCGTGCTCAGGGAGGAGTGCCTGATCCTGGAGAACCCATCCGGGACTGTGCTACCGGCAGATGACTTCAACCGTTGGCGGAGCGGCTACAGCGCCGTCTGGGTAGGCGGCCTCCAGCAACTGGCCCTGGATGCGCTGTGGTACATCGATCCGGATGCGGGCGTTGACGGCGTATGGGATAATGCCCTGGCAGCCGAGATGCCGATCTACAATGACGACTTCACCCAGATGACCGTCAAGCTGCGCGAGGGCCTCTACTGGAGCGACGGCGTCGAGTTTACCGCGGATGACCTGTACTTTACCGTCGAACTCCTGAAGAACACGCCTGGAATGCAGTATCAGGGCCTGTTCGATGGCAGCATCGACCACATGGAACAGCCCGACCGGAATACCGTTATCTTCTACCTGAAAGCCCCCAACTCCCGCTTCCACTCTGCCTTCACGGTGCGCTGGGGCGCCTGCTACATCATGCCCAAGCACATCTGGGAACAGGCAGAGGACCCGGTGGCGTTCACATTCAATCCTCCGGTCAGCCTGGGCGCCTACACACTCAGGGATTTCGATCCGAACGGCAAATGGACCCTCTGGGAGCGCCGCGAAGACTGGCAGCGGACCTCGGTCGCCCTCCTGGGTGAAGTGTCCGTTAAGTACGCCATGTACATTGATCCAGGCCCCAGCGACAAGCGCGTGATCGCCCAGATGGCACACGAACTGGACGTGATCCACGACATCACCCCCGAAGGCCGTATTACCCTGGCCCGGGAAAACCCATCCTCGATTGGCTGGTTCCCTTCGTTCCCCTGGGCGCATCCGGATCCCACCCTGCCGGCTGTCATTTACAACAACGAAAAACCCGGTCTGGACAAGAAGGAAGTCCGCTGGGCGTTGACTCTGGCGATCGATATCGTCCAGGTCGCCCTGGCCTCGTATAGAGGCGCGGCAACCATCTCCGCCATTCACGTTCCGCCGACTGGTATGTACCCTGAGTACTATCACGCGCCGCTGGAACCCTGGTTGAATGACTTCACCATCAAGGTGGGTGGAGAGGACTACAAGCCTTATGATCCAACCGCCGCTCAAAAGATCGCCGACTTGGCTCGCGAGAGCCTGGGCGACCTAGTGCCGACCGATCCCGAGATCATCAAGCAGTACATTGGGGCCGGTTGGTGGAAACACGATCTCGACGCCGCTGAACAGCTCATGCTGGACGCCGGCATGCAGAAGATAGACGGCAAGTGGGCCTTGCCCGATGGCTCGGAATTCAAAGTGCCGCTGATGAGCATGAATGAATCAAACCCGACCATGAACCGGGCGGCTGCCATGGTTGCCGAGAACTGGGAGGCATTCGGCATCGATACCTCCCTCGATGCGCAGGCTAACCCCTGGCCCATCATGACGGCTGGTGAGTACAGCGCCAATCTGGCCTGGACGATCGAGACGTGGGGTGGCCATCCCGACCTGTTCTTCTTCCTCCAGTACTGGCACTCAAGGTTGTACGTCCCGAGCGGCGAAAACGCTGCGGGCAGCAACAGCATGCGCTGGAAGCACCCCGAACTCGACCGGATCATTGAAGAAATCGAGATGATTTCTTTCGACGACCCGAGGGGCGTCGAGCTGGGACTGGAGTTCTGCAAGCTCGCCGTCCAGGAGATGCCGATTACCCCACTCATGGCGTACAATGTCTTCACGACCATGGACACCACCTACTTCACCGGGTATCCATCGATCGATGAACCCTATACGGATCCGGTGCCGAACTGGGGTAATACCAAATATATGTTCGTCAAGATCAAGCCCAACACGATGTAA
- a CDS encoding ABC transporter permease: protein MRNFVLRYLIPRVVQYLTIIFVGITVTFIIPRLAPTDPVAAQVSMMIARGSSLDPASIESMRAALTDLYGLSGSPVEQYFAFWGRLFRGDLGPSLGNFPTPVSKMIGQALPYTLRLLIPAVIISFILGNFFGGLSSYYPRNIGLKVIEVVGQAVRSIPYYIVAIVLLVVFAYFIPIFPFSGAYPIGTRPDWSSPEFIWTYIEHSVLPAATLVLVGFGGWFVGMKSLTSNIISEDYVVYAETAGLKKNKILVHYIMRTAMLPQLTALAMSLGTIFSGALIMEVVFGYPGIGSLAIVAVYRNDYSMIMGITIYSIIGVATTVFLMDLLYPLFDPRVRYQ from the coding sequence ATGCGAAACTTTGTCCTCCGATATTTGATTCCACGCGTTGTCCAGTACCTGACGATCATTTTTGTCGGGATCACGGTAACTTTCATCATTCCCAGGCTCGCGCCTACTGACCCGGTAGCAGCGCAGGTATCCATGATGATCGCGAGGGGCAGCTCCCTCGACCCGGCATCTATCGAATCAATGCGCGCCGCTCTGACCGACCTTTACGGGCTGTCAGGCAGTCCGGTCGAGCAGTACTTCGCGTTTTGGGGTCGCCTGTTCAGGGGCGATCTTGGCCCTTCGCTCGGTAACTTCCCGACCCCCGTATCCAAGATGATTGGCCAGGCTTTGCCGTACACCCTCAGGCTGTTGATCCCCGCGGTGATCATCTCGTTCATACTTGGCAACTTCTTCGGGGGCCTGTCCAGCTACTATCCGCGTAACATAGGATTGAAGGTGATCGAAGTGGTGGGCCAGGCGGTCCGATCAATTCCGTACTACATCGTGGCCATCGTGCTGCTGGTGGTGTTCGCGTACTTCATCCCGATCTTTCCATTCAGTGGAGCCTACCCGATCGGCACTCGTCCCGATTGGTCCTCCCCTGAGTTTATCTGGACATACATCGAGCATAGCGTGCTCCCGGCAGCCACGCTGGTGCTGGTTGGGTTTGGAGGCTGGTTTGTTGGCATGAAGTCCCTCACCTCCAACATCATCTCCGAAGACTATGTGGTGTATGCCGAAACCGCGGGGCTGAAAAAGAACAAGATCCTCGTCCATTACATTATGCGCACCGCTATGCTGCCGCAGCTCACTGCACTGGCCATGTCGCTTGGAACAATCTTCAGTGGCGCCCTCATCATGGAGGTCGTTTTTGGTTACCCCGGGATTGGCAGTCTGGCCATCGTGGCGGTTTACAGGAACGATTATTCCATGATCATGGGCATTACCATTTATTCGATCATCGGGGTTGCAACCACCGTTTTCCTCATGGACTTACTCTACCCACTCTTCGACCCACGGGTGCGCTATCAATAG
- a CDS encoding ABC transporter permease: MLKVLRDLLRYDGRFRLAVILLGGVVVMIILSYDSPYDPGKTFVVPWDLPPSREHLFGTTSRGQDLFWWLTFAVRNSLYVGVVTAIISRVISVLVGLTAGYRGGWLDKVLMAISDTFVVLPLLPILILLSFLLRDSMNLLTLAIILGLFGWSFDARLIRSQVLSLRERSFTRTAVYSGTSGFRITIQEHLPFVLPIVFATTLNNILWSIGMEVTLSVLGLSDLTTPTLGTALYWANQHGALVAGLWWWITAPALIAVVLFLGLYLLFTSINEFIDPRTRLRLIGG; this comes from the coding sequence ATGCTCAAAGTATTGCGGGATCTCCTTAGATATGATGGCCGTTTCCGTCTCGCTGTCATTCTCCTGGGAGGCGTGGTGGTGATGATTATCCTGTCCTACGACTCTCCCTACGATCCGGGCAAGACCTTTGTCGTGCCGTGGGATCTACCTCCATCGCGGGAACATCTTTTCGGCACGACCTCTCGCGGTCAGGACCTCTTCTGGTGGTTGACCTTTGCCGTGCGCAATTCCCTTTACGTGGGGGTGGTGACCGCGATTATCTCGCGTGTGATATCTGTTCTGGTCGGTCTGACCGCCGGATACCGGGGCGGATGGCTCGACAAGGTGCTGATGGCGATCAGCGATACCTTCGTGGTTTTGCCCCTGCTTCCCATCCTTATCTTGCTGAGTTTCTTGCTCCGAGACAGCATGAATTTGCTTACTTTGGCAATTATCCTGGGGCTTTTCGGCTGGTCGTTTGACGCCCGCCTGATACGCTCCCAGGTGCTGAGCTTGAGGGAGCGCTCGTTCACGCGCACGGCGGTCTATTCTGGAACCAGCGGATTTCGGATCACGATCCAGGAGCACCTTCCCTTCGTGCTGCCGATCGTGTTTGCCACCACCCTGAATAACATCCTGTGGTCAATCGGAATGGAAGTGACCTTGAGTGTTCTTGGGCTTTCAGACTTGACCACGCCTACCCTTGGAACCGCCCTCTATTGGGCTAACCAGCATGGAGCGTTGGTGGCGGGGCTATGGTGGTGGATCACCGCACCGGCCCTGATAGCAGTTGTCCTGTTTCTCGGTCTGTACTTGCTCTTCACGAGCATCAACGAATTCATCGATCCGCGGACCCGTCTGCGCTTGATTGGAGGATAA
- a CDS encoding ABC transporter ATP-binding protein, translating into MTLLSVQNLRAYYRTEAYGISRTVRAVDGVSFDLFPNEIYGVAGESSCGKTTLIKVISGNIKPPLKALDGSVNYNFGEYEVDMLKISQNELRESVRWKEISYVMQGSMSVLNPVRKVIKTFQDIVDTHEHITDKKKFLEETRAHINQLGLPPDVLNAYPHQLSGGMRQRVAIALATVFKPALIIADEPTTALDVVVQRGVLQMIKDIQAVSNNTVLLVTHDMAVHANVADRVMIMYAGRIVEEAPTESIFNAPLHPYTQHLTSSLAVIGEKSTRASLKGTPPNLADPPGGCRFHPRCPYVMEVCRTVVPDLVLVKERHRVACHLVEAESL; encoded by the coding sequence GTGACCCTGTTAAGCGTACAAAACCTCCGTGCCTATTACCGGACCGAGGCTTATGGAATTTCCCGGACTGTGCGGGCTGTTGACGGGGTTTCTTTTGACCTCTTTCCAAACGAGATTTACGGTGTGGCGGGCGAGTCGAGCTGCGGCAAAACCACCTTGATCAAAGTGATCTCGGGGAATATCAAACCCCCATTAAAGGCTCTTGATGGGAGCGTGAACTACAACTTTGGTGAATACGAAGTTGACATGCTGAAGATATCACAAAACGAACTCCGCGAGAGCGTGCGTTGGAAGGAAATCTCGTACGTCATGCAAGGCTCGATGAGCGTCCTCAACCCGGTGCGCAAAGTGATTAAGACGTTCCAGGATATTGTGGATACGCACGAGCACATAACGGACAAAAAGAAATTCCTTGAAGAAACGCGCGCGCATATCAATCAGTTGGGACTCCCGCCCGATGTGCTTAACGCTTATCCGCACCAACTCTCTGGCGGTATGCGCCAGCGGGTGGCAATCGCCCTGGCAACTGTGTTCAAGCCCGCCCTGATTATTGCGGACGAGCCTACGACGGCCCTGGATGTCGTCGTGCAGCGGGGTGTCCTGCAAATGATCAAGGATATTCAGGCCGTGAGCAACAATACGGTTCTCCTGGTAACGCATGATATGGCAGTGCATGCCAATGTAGCCGATCGCGTGATGATCATGTATGCGGGCCGGATTGTCGAAGAAGCGCCAACCGAGAGCATCTTCAACGCGCCGCTCCACCCGTACACCCAGCATCTGACCAGCTCACTGGCAGTGATCGGCGAAAAATCGACTAGAGCGAGCCTGAAAGGCACACCGCCCAACCTTGCCGATCCTCCAGGCGGCTGTCGGTTCCACCCCCGCTGCCCTTACGTGATGGAGGTGTGCCGCACCGTCGTACCCGATTTGGTCCTGGTCAAAGAACGTCATCGCGTGGCCTGCCATCTCGTGGAGGCGGAATCACTATGA
- a CDS encoding ABC transporter ATP-binding protein — MSANGTLLDVQHVTVEFHIGGLLGGTVLTAVNDISFSLESDKPEIFTLAGESGSGKTTLSRLLLRDLEPTRGKVLFQGRDVSTIRKRSEFIEFVKKVQPVFQNPFETFSPLRRVDAYLFDTVKNFGMASNRHDAARVVDEALHNVGLSLDEVRQRYPHELSGGQIQRVSVARALISKPRLILADEPVSMVDASLRMEIVNLFQKLRDEQQVSVVYITHDLATAYYISDRIGIMLRGYVVESGPVEDVLERPAHPYTQLLKESVPEPAPKKRESWAKHIELGTTEVKEYGRIGCKFAGRCPKVMDICREADPPDVQVGRQTVKCYLYTEHTEKADAGPQS, encoded by the coding sequence ATGAGCGCAAACGGAACACTACTGGATGTCCAGCACGTGACGGTCGAATTCCATATTGGAGGATTGTTGGGGGGCACCGTTCTCACGGCGGTGAATGATATTTCCTTCTCCCTGGAGAGTGACAAGCCAGAAATATTCACCCTCGCCGGTGAAAGCGGCAGTGGCAAAACCACGCTGTCTCGCCTGCTGCTTCGCGATCTTGAACCCACAAGGGGCAAAGTGCTGTTTCAAGGCCGCGATGTGTCAACGATCCGCAAACGATCCGAGTTTATTGAGTTTGTGAAGAAAGTCCAACCGGTTTTCCAGAATCCGTTCGAGACCTTCAGCCCCTTGCGGCGGGTGGATGCGTACCTGTTCGACACGGTCAAGAACTTTGGGATGGCGTCGAACCGTCACGATGCGGCCAGGGTCGTGGATGAGGCTCTCCACAATGTGGGGCTGTCGCTGGATGAAGTGAGGCAGCGCTATCCGCATGAACTTTCCGGCGGTCAGATCCAACGCGTGTCGGTGGCGCGGGCGCTGATCTCAAAACCCAGGCTAATCCTGGCCGATGAGCCTGTATCGATGGTCGATGCATCGCTGCGCATGGAGATCGTGAACCTGTTCCAGAAGCTGCGGGATGAACAGCAAGTGAGCGTCGTCTACATCACGCATGATCTGGCAACTGCTTACTACATCAGCGACCGGATTGGAATCATGCTGCGTGGATACGTGGTTGAATCGGGTCCGGTTGAGGACGTCCTGGAACGGCCTGCGCACCCGTATACGCAACTGCTAAAGGAATCAGTTCCCGAGCCTGCTCCCAAGAAGCGCGAGTCCTGGGCAAAACATATTGAGCTTGGAACAACCGAAGTCAAGGAGTACGGGCGAATCGGGTGCAAGTTTGCGGGCCGCTGCCCCAAAGTGATGGATATCTGCCGCGAGGCTGATCCGCCGGATGTGCAGGTTGGACGGCAAACCGTGAAGTGCTACCTGTATACGGAACACACCGAGAAAGCCGACGCTGGACCACAATCCTGA
- the arfA gene encoding arabinosylfuranosidase ArfA, whose amino-acid sequence MAQAAVYIDTNRVISAISPLLFSGFAEHMGRCIYEGIYDPASPHADEHGLRRDVLAALRDLNLRSVRYPGGNFLSGYSWEDGIGPKAQRPRRRDLAWQSIETNQFGTDEFLHFCRELNTEPMLSVNMGTGTIQNAANLVEYCNGPVGTAYGDLRARNGHADPYGVKFWCVGNEMDGPWQIGHLEAEDYGKKALEAAKMMRWHDPSIETILCGSSNPQMPTYPEWDRTALEIAWEHVDYHSMHYYAMNENNDTASYLALSADFEDFVDTLAGVLRYVKAKKRSKHNVYLSWDEWNVWYKDRSGNGNWAEAPHLSEEVYNLEDALVVAQWMNVFLRKSDVLKIACLAQIVNVISPITTTRNGLLKHTTYYPIMLFGRMASGNALDVAVKAPLYATHEFGDMPVLDVASSHDMETGTNAIFIVNRNQTDRVTVDLCWQALTPARVTSAYQIAGTDPKAVNSFEDPDCIAARAIKVQDVADGKVTLQLPPLSFTAIEVAF is encoded by the coding sequence ATGGCACAAGCTGCGGTATACATTGATACGAACCGGGTTATCAGCGCCATCTCGCCCTTGCTCTTCAGTGGGTTTGCCGAGCATATGGGGCGGTGCATCTATGAAGGCATCTACGATCCGGCTTCACCTCATGCCGACGAGCACGGCTTGCGCCGGGATGTGCTGGCTGCACTGCGCGACCTCAACTTGCGCTCTGTTCGCTATCCCGGCGGCAATTTCCTCAGTGGATATTCCTGGGAAGACGGCATTGGTCCCAAAGCCCAGCGTCCACGCCGCCGTGACCTCGCCTGGCAGTCCATCGAAACCAATCAATTTGGTACCGACGAGTTCCTGCATTTTTGTCGCGAACTCAATACCGAGCCGATGTTGAGCGTCAACATGGGCACGGGCACCATTCAGAATGCCGCCAACCTTGTCGAATACTGCAACGGGCCGGTTGGTACAGCCTATGGAGATCTGCGCGCCCGTAATGGTCACGCTGATCCTTACGGTGTGAAATTCTGGTGCGTCGGCAACGAGATGGATGGCCCCTGGCAAATTGGGCACCTGGAAGCCGAAGATTATGGCAAGAAAGCGCTGGAAGCCGCCAAAATGATGCGCTGGCACGATCCCTCCATTGAGACTATTTTGTGTGGGTCATCCAATCCACAGATGCCGACCTATCCTGAATGGGATCGCACGGCGCTTGAGATCGCATGGGAACATGTCGACTATCATTCGATGCACTACTACGCCATGAATGAAAACAACGATACTGCCAGCTATCTGGCGCTCAGTGCTGACTTTGAAGATTTCGTGGATACGCTGGCGGGCGTTTTACGGTATGTCAAAGCCAAGAAACGCTCGAAGCATAATGTGTATCTGTCGTGGGATGAATGGAATGTCTGGTACAAGGATCGCAGCGGCAATGGGAACTGGGCCGAAGCGCCCCATCTTAGCGAGGAAGTCTATAACCTGGAAGATGCGCTCGTTGTGGCGCAATGGATGAATGTGTTCCTGCGCAAGTCCGATGTGCTGAAGATTGCATGTCTCGCGCAAATCGTCAATGTGATTTCACCGATCACTACCACCCGGAATGGGCTGCTCAAACACACAACCTACTACCCGATCATGCTTTTTGGCCGGATGGCGTCGGGTAATGCACTGGACGTGGCAGTCAAGGCTCCGCTGTATGCGACCCACGAGTTCGGTGACATGCCAGTCCTGGATGTGGCGTCATCACATGATATGGAAACCGGAACCAACGCGATCTTTATCGTCAATCGGAACCAGACCGATCGTGTGACAGTTGATCTATGCTGGCAAGCGCTCACACCGGCCCGCGTTACGTCGGCCTATCAGATCGCCGGAACAGATCCCAAGGCCGTTAACAGCTTTGAGGATCCCGACTGCATCGCAGCCCGCGCGATCAAGGTTCAGGATGTTGCCGATGGTAAGGTCACACTGCAACTCCCGCCCCTTTCTTTCACGGCGATCGAGGTGGCGTTCTGA
- a CDS encoding alpha-N-arabinofuranosidase has protein sequence MNRLTIYSDGNGPTINRHIYGHFAEHLGRCFYDGIWVGEDSPIPNTRGIRDDVVAALRDINTPNLRWPGGCFADDYHWRDGIGPRARRPGRVNTHWGNVIETNHFGTHEFLDLCDQLGCEPYICGNVGSGTVQEMRDWLEYMTFAGDSTLSNERRQNGQDDPWSITYWGVGNENWGCGGNMRAEFYADAYRRYATYCRHFDDRKLYRIAGGPHDTDYHWTEVLMREAASQMEGLSLHYYSLIQWDNKGSATAFDESGWFTILKKALYMDTIIGRHGAIMDRYDPDRRVGLIVDEWGTWHDAEPGTDPAFLYQQNTLRDALVAALTLHIFNSHCERVHMANIAQTVNVLQAMVLTQGQHMILTPTYHVFEMFKGHQDATRLPILLETADYVFSNTAIPQVSASASRDAAGEILVTLCNTSPTQPAELACDLHGTGAANITGRVLTAESMSAHNTFESPEAIQPNQFDQFSRSNGRLTIWLPAMSVVALTLT, from the coding sequence ATGAACCGACTCACAATTTACTCCGATGGGAATGGCCCGACGATCAATCGTCACATATACGGACATTTCGCGGAACACCTGGGCCGCTGCTTCTACGATGGCATATGGGTAGGGGAGGATTCCCCGATCCCCAACACGCGTGGCATTCGCGACGATGTCGTGGCCGCGCTGCGCGACATCAATACTCCCAACTTGCGGTGGCCGGGCGGTTGTTTCGCCGATGATTATCACTGGCGTGACGGAATCGGCCCACGAGCCAGGCGTCCAGGCCGAGTCAACACGCATTGGGGCAATGTCATTGAGACAAATCACTTTGGCACCCATGAATTTCTGGATCTATGTGACCAATTGGGTTGCGAGCCATATATTTGCGGCAACGTGGGTAGCGGCACGGTGCAAGAAATGCGCGACTGGTTGGAGTATATGACCTTTGCCGGCGACAGCACCCTGTCTAATGAGCGCCGCCAAAATGGGCAAGATGATCCCTGGTCGATTACCTACTGGGGGGTAGGTAATGAGAACTGGGGATGTGGTGGCAACATGCGGGCTGAATTCTACGCGGATGCATACCGGCGCTATGCGACATACTGTCGCCACTTTGATGATCGCAAGTTGTACCGGATCGCTGGTGGGCCGCACGACACCGATTATCACTGGACGGAAGTGCTTATGCGAGAAGCGGCGTCTCAAATGGAGGGGCTTTCCCTACATTATTACAGCCTGATCCAATGGGATAACAAGGGGTCCGCGACTGCTTTTGATGAATCCGGGTGGTTTACAATTTTGAAAAAGGCCCTTTACATGGACACGATCATTGGTCGGCACGGCGCGATCATGGATCGTTACGATCCGGATCGGCGCGTGGGCCTGATCGTGGACGAGTGGGGCACCTGGCATGATGCCGAACCGGGCACCGATCCGGCCTTTCTGTACCAGCAGAACACGCTGCGCGATGCGCTGGTTGCCGCTTTGACCCTGCACATTTTCAATAGTCACTGCGAGCGCGTCCATATGGCGAATATCGCGCAGACGGTGAACGTGCTCCAGGCGATGGTGTTAACCCAGGGCCAGCACATGATACTCACGCCGACCTATCACGTGTTTGAGATGTTCAAGGGACATCAGGACGCCACCCGGCTGCCCATCTTGCTGGAGACTGCGGATTATGTATTCAGCAACACCGCAATTCCGCAAGTAAGCGCGTCAGCTTCGCGGGATGCTGCAGGAGAAATACTGGTAACGCTCTGCAATACGAGTCCGACGCAGCCTGCTGAGTTGGCCTGTGATTTGCACGGAACTGGCGCTGCCAATATCACCGGGCGAGTTCTCACAGCCGAATCGATGAGTGCCCACAACACCTTCGAGTCGCCTGAGGCAATCCAACCTAATCAGTTTGACCAGTTTTCGAGGAGTAATGGCAGGCTGACGATCTGGCTTCCAGCCATGTCGGTGGTCGCTTTGACGTTAACGTGA